One genomic window of Haliotis asinina isolate JCU_RB_2024 chromosome 4, JCU_Hal_asi_v2, whole genome shotgun sequence includes the following:
- the LOC137282122 gene encoding uncharacterized protein, with the protein MGVTTKNFQCSLYIVRGDVLGEIVQGYVLGEIVRGDVLGEIVQGYVLGEIVRGDVLGEIVRDNVLGEFVRDIVLGEIVRDIVLGEIVRDIVLGEIVWGDVLGEIVRDDVLGEIVRDNVLGEFVRDNVLGEIVRDIVLGEIVRDIVLGEIVRDIVLGEIVRDIVLGEIVRGDVLGEIVRGDVLGEIVRDDVLGEIVRDNVLGEIVRDNVLGEFVRDNVLGEFVRDNVLGEIVRDIVLGEIVRDIVLGEIVRDIVLGEIVRDIVLGEIVRADVLGEIVRDDVLGEIVRDDVLGEIVRDNVLGEFVRDNVLGGNVRDIVLGEIVRDIVLGEIVRGDVLGEIVLGEIVRGDVLGELNINN; encoded by the exons ATGGGTGTTACGACGAAAAATTTCCA ATGTTCTTTGTATATTGTCCGGGGCGATGTTCTAGGTGAGATTGTCCAGGGCTATGTTCTAGGTGAGATTGTCCGGGGCGATGTTCTAGGTGAGATTGTCCAGGGCTATGTTCTAGGTGAGATTGTCCGGGGCGATGTTCTAGGTGAGATTGTCCGGGACAATGTTCTAGGTGAGTTTGTCCGGGACATTGTTCTAGGTGAGATTGTCCGGGACATTGTTCTAGGTGAGATTGTCCGGGACATTGTTCTAGGTGAGATTGTCTGGGGCGATGTTCTAGGTGAGATTGTCCGGGACGATGTTCTAGGTGAGATTGTCCGGGACAATGTTCTAGGTGAGTTTGTCCGGGACAATGTTCTAGGTGAGATTGTCCGGGACATTGTTCTAGGTGAGATTGTCCGGGACATTGTTCTAGGTGAGATTGTGCGGGACATTGTTCTAGGTGAGATTGTCCGGGACATTGTTCTAGGTGAGATTGTCCGGGGCGATGTTCTAG GTGAGATTGTCCGGGGCGATGTTCTAGGTGAGATTGTCAGGGACGATGTTCTAGGTGAGATTGTCCGGGACAATGTTCTAGGTGAGATTGTCCGGGACAATGTTCTAGGTGAGTTTGTCCGGGACAATGTTCTTGGTGAGTTTGTCCGGGACAATGTTCTAGGTGAGATTGTCCGGGACATTGTTCTAGGTGAGATTGTCCGAGACATTGTTCTAGGTGAGATTGTCCGGGACATTGTTCTAGGTGAGATTGTCCGGGACATTGTTCTAGGTGAGATTGTCCGGGCCGATGTTCTAGGTGAGATTGTCAGGGACGATGTTCTAGGTGAGATTGTCAGGGACGATGTTCTAGGTGAGATTGTCCGGGACAATGTTCTAGGTGAGTTTGTCCGGGACAATGTTCTAGGTGGGAATGTCCGGGACATTGTTCTAGGTGAGATTGTCCGGGACATTGTTCTAGGTGAGATTGTCCGGGGCGATGTTCTAGGTGAGATTGTTCTAGGTGAGATTGTCCGAGGCGATGTTCTAGGTGAACTTAACATTAATAATTGA